ACAAGCAATTACAATAAATAAATTGAACATGAAGCTCGATAATGAAGATGAAGCCATTCTTTTTCAATTAGTTACACCAGATGGGGATGAAATTGATTATTCTATTTATTAAAAAAAATAAAAGTTCATTAAGCTAACGTTTATACTATACCGATCGTCAACCTTTCCGATTTTAATATCGTATTGGTGAACGAGCCGAACCTTATTTTGATTCAGGGAATGGCGAGAACAAAGGGAGAACGCCCAACAGCCAATATTATCGCAAAAAGTACGGAGTTACCTACCACATTAAACAGACAATTGAACCAGTATATGATGTAGTGGTGGGAGATGAGTTGTGGATCGCTTACGATGAAGGTACGCAAGAAGCCATGATAATTAACTATTCTTCAAAATAGTAAAGGTTACTTGATAAATAGGGCTATAATGGAGTCAAATAAGCCTGTCGCTTCGGCAGGCTATTTGATTTGTATGAATTTTGAAGTTTTTGTTGTTTTTTGTGAACCTTATCAGATCTTTGATGATCTAATGTATAAAGAGACCAGAAAGGAAGGGGGAATGTAAGTGGATATTTATGAGAAAGCAGAGCTTGCAAGGCAAGGGGATAAGGAAGCTTAGAACCTAAAACTTTTAAAATATTAAATGATAAATTCGAGTTGATTGGGGCTTCATTAGAAGATTCGCAAAACGAAGATGGGAGTTATGAAACAGCGATCTCATTTTACGGGGAAATGGAAAATGAAGTTTTGAATAATAAATGGAGCGCATACGATTCAGCTGGCAAGAAATATGAAGCGCATTTTAGAGGCGCATCAGGATATATAAATACGCTGCCTGATAGTTGGAAGGTGGGATTGATCGAAATGGGAGACCGTAACATGCCGAATCCATATCAATTTCGAATTGAAGGGTTAAGTCAAATTCCCAAGGAGCTTACACTGGTAAGAGAAGTAGTAAATAAACGTTACACAGATCCGGACTGGTCGGTCTTGATGGAATGAATAGATATCTCCAATTCTATTGTTGGATTTGCAACATCATTGAATATCTCCCGTTTAAGTATATAAGAAGAAGTTCAATAATCTATTAAAGAGCGAGGATAGAGGGAAATAGAATGTTAAATATATCTATATGTCCTTATTTATATCGATGATTTTTCTCTTTATCCAAAAGATCTTTCAATGTTCTGTTTATAATTTAGGCAATAGGGGCTCGATATAACACGATTAATGATACTCTACACCCGTGGTATCCTGCAGGAGAACAGTATTGCGTCATCTGACCTGGTTATTGTCCGAGTCACTCGGCGTTTCCGAATTTGTTGCGCGGTTCACCTGAGATGAATTGTTCGCACTGAATATGATCGCGTCCAAGCGAGAAGCCTCATCAGATCTATGGACACGCTGTCCCCGAACCTGCTTCGGCTTGAAGATGGGAACGGGATATCGTTTACATGATCACCTGTAACGAATAAAGAAAGATGCTATGCCGAATACGAAAAAAAGAAGTCGACCAACGAAATGGTCGACTTCTTTTTTTCTATTGCGCGGTCAAAATTTGTGGACCTTCAGCCGTGATGGCGATCGTATGCTCGTATTGGGCGGCGAGCTTGTTGTCCATCGTCCGTGCGGTCCAGCCGTCCGGATCGATTGTCATGAAGTAGGTGCCTTCGGTGATCATGGGCTCAATCGTGAACACCATACCTTCCTTGATACGGAGGCCTTTTCCAGGCTTGCCGACATGCATATAAGTCGGCTCCTCGTGCAGGTCGCGGCCGATTCCATGGGCGAGAAGGTCGCGCACGACGCCGAAACCGTGTGATTCCGCATGCCGCTGAATCGCGCTCGTCACGTCGCCGAGTCGATTGCCGGGCTGCGCCTGCTCGATGCCCAGGTCAAGACATTCCTTCGTGACACGCATCAACTTCTCGGCCGTCGGCGAGATCTGCCCGACCGCATAACTCCAGGCCGAATCGCCGAGCCAGCCATCGAGCTCAGCGACCGTGTCGATCGTCACGATATCGCTTTCCTCAAGTGGCTTATTGCTAGGGAAGCCATGTGCGATCACATCGTTGGCGGAGGCACAGGTCGCATATTGATAGCCCTTATAGCCTTTCTGGTATGGCTTTGCGCCGTGCTTCAACATAATGTCCTCGAATATGCGCTCAATCTCGTTAGTGGTAATACCCGGTTTGATAAGCGGGGCGATTGTACGATGGCATTCAGCCACCACTTGGCATGCCTTGCGGATAGCCTCAATTTCATGCTTGCTTTTTATAATGACCATGTTCGTATCAGGACTCCTTCGTAATAGCTTGCATAGCGAGTCGGGCGATTCGATCGACGTCCAGGTCGGAATTGCCCGCATAGTAGTGCAGCCCACAGCAACCGACCAGCACGGCAAGCATATGGTCGACGCTGTCGTCTTCGCACTGGGCGATCGATTGGAGTGGAACGTACAGCCGTTCCATAAATTTTCTTTTGGCGTGGTGTCGATCCCTTTCAGGCAAGCCTGCATAATGTTCCGCCGCCATTTTGTAGACGAGATATGCGCGGGCGTCCGACTGCCACAGCCGGAGCAGCGCTTTACAATACGTCAACAACTGCCAGTCATCCGGGGGGCTGCCGCTGATGTTCGCCCATTTTGCGATAACTTGCTCGCATCGCTCGAAGCCGCTTCCTAACACATCTTCTATTAATAAATGCCGGTTGGGGTAATAATGGTATACTGTGCCGTAACCAAGCCCTGCCTCGCGGGCGACGTCGCGAATATCAAAGCTGCCGCCCGTGCGAAAGTAGGAGCGCGCGGCGACGTCCAGGATCTGTTCTCTGCGCTGTATGCGTATGAGCTCATTTTGTTCTTTGGTACGGGGGCACATAGCGTGTTAACCTCCTTATATAGACCTGCAAATTTGTCAATATAAAAATAGTAACGCATGGGGTGGAGAAATGCAAAAGATTTGTTGGTGTTCGATAAAATGAAGTACAGAACAATAAAGAACTAGACCGTAATAATAAAGTTGTAGACTGGGCGCTGGCGTTAACCTAATGGGAGACGATAGCACCATGATATTAGGCAACCGAGATCAGACCTTTTCGGGCGTTCTTGGACGTGGGCGTATCCGTACCACGAAATTGGATGAAGCAATTGGCTCTCACCTGTCGAATTCCAATGTGCTTTATACGGATTCCTGGCGTGCGTTCAGTTCCTATGCCAATCAAAAGGGTTCGGCACATTACCGTTTCAAGTCCGATGGGAATCAGCACGTTAAAGGCGTTTACCATATCCAGAAGGTCAACAGCTACCATAGCCGCCTTAAACGATGGATGGACCGCTTTAACGGAGTAGCAACTAAGTATTTAGAGCATTACCTGGCGTGGTTCCGCTATCTCGACAGTAAGGAATATGAGAATACAACGTCGAATAAGAAAAACATGTTGGTGACTTCATGCCTGTTTTCTGTAAAGGAAACAAACGCTAGACTTCGACGGATGGCTTACTTTTAAGCTAGTTGAGGTCAAGAATGTACCTCTTGTCGTTTACCTTGATTTGTCGGTATAGCAAAATACACCGGAGGTTCGAGTATGGCAATCATATTTGTTACAGGCTTATCAGGAACAGGTAAGTCAACCGTCTGGAACGTAGGGAGCTAGCACGTGGCGATGGCCATCCTGGTTTAGCAAAATCGCAGTTCTTCACGGTCCACGCCGATTATGATTACGATATTAACGTTGATACGTTTAAATACAATCCAGAGGAATGTGCTTTGCAGATCAAAGAAATGCGGAATTTGGACTAGGCGGAGCAATTTACTCGCATGAAGAGTAAATTGGTGAAGAAAAATAATTCAATTATATAGATATGATTTGTCGAGGGACAAGAACATGCTCCCATAGAAATTCGCTATTTTAGCGGCTTTTTTGTTTTATCGGTACAAGTTCTTGTCCCGTGTCGAGGACAAGAACTTGTACCGATTGCCGAAAGGACAAGAACATGAGCCGATTACCGATTAGATAAGTATCTAACTATGTTTCCATGCAATTTCATTAAGCTATCGGGCAGTATACCTCCGTTAGAAAAATAGGTAAAATAATTATTAGTTGAAGAATGGGAGGCCGAAGATGTGGGTTCAAGAATAATGCACGTGATTATTTCACATAGATTTGTAGAGTGTATCGGCAGCCTTCTCAGCTAACTGGCAGTTTTATTCAAAAAAATTCTTTATATCTGTTTTAAAAAAAGGAGATGGAATCTCGTGGCGTCCCTTCATTTAATGGTTGGTCTCCCTTGTAGCGGTAAGACTACTTTGGCTCGTCAACTCGAAACGAAATACTCTGCACTTCGCTTTACTCCCGATGAATGGCATATCCGTTTATTTGGGCATGATTTCGGGGATAACATGACGGAATCTGACGAAACAAAGCATGACTCTAGACATGACTCTGTGGAATTCCTAATGTGGGAAGTGGCATCTAGAGTTTTAATTCTTGGTGTTGATGTTATTCTGGATTTTGGATGCTGGGTTCGAAGTCAACGAGATGAGTTTCGATCTCGAGCTAATAACCTTGGGGCTGACTTTAAAATTCATTTTGTTGATGTGCCTGAAGAAGTGTTGTTTGAACGTCTAGAAGCTAGAAATGTGATGTACCCAGAGGGCACTTTTTTCATACCCAAAGCTAAACTTAAAGAATGGATACAAATTTTCGAGCCACCTTCACCAGAGGAACTTGAAACTTCTGCCGATTAAACTAACGGGAAATACTAGTTCAAATCAGAAAGATTAAAACCTTCTATTAGAAGCAAACTAGATTTAATAGCTCTAATAGGAGGTTTTGTTATGATCTTAAGTGAGTTGTGACGACTGTATGAGACTGATAAACGTATCCAAGGATTTAGTACGAAAACATTGAAAGCATACGCTCTCCAGCACAAAATGCTGATGAAGGAACTCGGTGACCTGGATATAACCGAGATAACTTTAACTCTGCTGAAGGAGTACTTAGCGAAGCAATCTAATCGGTTGAAGCCAAGTAGCCTAGGACATCGGATTCGGTTTGTTCGTTCCCTTTTTCGCTATGCTTTTGAAGAAACATACTTGACTTCTAATCCCTCCCTAAAACTACGAGAACCTAAAATGGATAAAAGAATTCCTAAGTTTTTAATCGAGGAAGATGTAATTCACTTAAAGATCTCTTGTCAATCACTGAGGGAAAGGGCGCTACTTGAGTTTCTCTACAGTACGGGCTGCCGGGTTGGTGAAGTGGAGAAGATAAATATCGAGGATCTTAACTGGGAAAACTGCTCTGCAATTGTTAATGGCAAGGGTTCAAAGCAGAGAGAGGTTTATTTCACGACAGAGCGCAAAGTGTGGCTAAAGAAGTATCTGGCCAGCCGTGAAGACAACTGTAGAGCTTTATTCGTAACCGATACACATCCGAGTAGACGAATGGCCATTCCTATGATCAGGTGGGCGTTGAAACGGCTTGCAGGCCGAGGAGAGCTTGAAGTAAATCTATATCCGCATCGATTTCGTCATACCTATGCGTGCCAACTCCTCGATAATGGAGCGCCTTTAGATTTCATTCAAGGCATGCTAGGGCATGAAAAAGCATCAACCACTCAAATATATGCTCAGCTGCGCGGCGAACGACGACGAGAACTTTATCGTCGATTTTTTTAGCATTTTGAATAACAGCAGATCCCAATAAAGTCCGCCTTTATTCAACTAAAGGGCAGATTTGCTCAAAAAAGACAAATAGATTACAAATGAAGGGAAAGCCCGATGGCTTATCGAATTTGACAGTATATTTATCGTGAATAAACCATTAAGCAAAGGTGGTGTTTTGTTATGATAAAAGATTGGCACTTTAGAGACGAAACTTCCGTATGTCTTTTCAGAACAGTCGGTGTATTATTACGAAATAATAAAATTCTTGTTCAATGTGATAAAGGTATTTATGCCTTACCTGGAGGGCATGTGAAAATAGGTGAAACGTCAGAAGAAACTCTTATAAGAGAATACATAGAGGAAACAGGAGCTAAAATAATATGTAATCGGCTTCTTTGGGTGGAAGAAACGTTTTGGGAATGGGGCAATAAAGATGCTCATGGAATCGTTTTTTACTATCAAATTTCATTAGAAAACAACACCGACATACCTGATGACTATTTTATATCACAGAAAGACAATTGCAATATTATGCTAAAATGGGTCTCAATAGAGGAACTGAAACAGCTACATATTTATCCAACATTTATCAAAGAAAAAATTGATAATATTCCAGATGGTATAGAACGCATTATTAGTTTTGAATAGCGTATAGCGTTAACAGTTCGTCGGACCCTGGGCCATTTTAAATGGTGCGCTAACGGGACACGATAGCACCATGACAACAGGCTGCCGAGATCATCGGCAGCCTGTTCAGCTAACGGGCAGGTTAGTTATAAAAAAAGCCCTACTGATTTAACCGCAAAAATTGCTTTTATATTCGTTTAATAACAAGAAGTTTCGAAATAAAGGGGGGATATGAAAAAAATATGGTTGTCTGTTGGACTGAGCTGCGTCACCCTTTTAGCGGGTGCTTGTATCATAGTTTTTCAACCAAAGGAATCAAGCCGGACGAGGTAAGCAATAAATCCGCAACTAATATTTCTTATACGGTCGTCTATGAGCAGAGCAAATGGTTCAAGAACGATAAGCGCATTCTTTTCTTAGGTTACTTCGATTCGAGAGGCCATTTCCTGCCGATCAAAATCCAATAGTGCAAAGCTCTAATCTAAGGAGGAGTTATGAAATTATTATCTAGAATTTTGTTTTTAATATCCTTGATTATTTTAGTTATTTATTCATTTGACTTTTTAGAATGTAATAATCGAGCACTTCTAATTAGCTTTATTATAGGATTTATAGCTACATTTATTTCAACATTTTTTGTTGAAAATGATAAACTTAACACTTTTATTAGACGGATATCAGCTGTAATTGTAATCAGCATTTTAGCGTATATATTGATATTTGGAGTTATATGGTCATTCTCAAAAAGGCCTTAATATGAGATTTGTGAGGACTTTAAATTAGTATACCGAGCAACGGATGAGCAAGCTGGTAAAGAAGCTCTAGAAACCTTCTGTGATAAGAGGAAATCTACTTATCCTAAGGTGGTTAAATCCCTAAGAGAATGTGTAATGTCAGAAGAAAATATTGTTTAGCTAACGGAC
Above is a window of Paenibacillus uliginis N3/975 DNA encoding:
- the map gene encoding type I methionyl aminopeptidase, which encodes MVIIKSKHEIEAIRKACQVVAECHRTIAPLIKPGITTNEIERIFEDIMLKHGAKPYQKGYKGYQYATCASANDVIAHGFPSNKPLEESDIVTIDTVAELDGWLGDSAWSYAVGQISPTAEKLMRVTKECLDLGIEQAQPGNRLGDVTSAIQRHAESHGFGVVRDLLAHGIGRDLHEEPTYMHVGKPGKGLRIKEGMVFTIEPMITEGTYFMTIDPDGWTARTMDNKLAAQYEHTIAITAEGPQILTAQ
- a CDS encoding TetR/AcrR family transcriptional regulator, which codes for MCPRTKEQNELIRIQRREQILDVAARSYFRTGGSFDIRDVAREAGLGYGTVYHYYPNRHLLIEDVLGSGFERCEQVIAKWANISGSPPDDWQLLTYCKALLRLWQSDARAYLVYKMAAEHYAGLPERDRHHAKRKFMERLYVPLQSIAQCEDDSVDHMLAVLVGCCGLHYYAGNSDLDVDRIARLAMQAITKES
- a CDS encoding phosphotransferase-like protein, which encodes MERRELARGDGHPGLAKSQFFTVHADYDYDINVDTFKYNPEECALQIKEMRNLD
- a CDS encoding AAA family ATPase — translated: MASLHLMVGLPCSGKTTLARQLETKYSALRFTPDEWHIRLFGHDFGDNMTESDETKHDSRHDSVEFLMWEVASRVLILGVDVILDFGCWVRSQRDEFRSRANNLGADFKIHFVDVPEEVLFERLEARNVMYPEGTFFIPKAKLKEWIQIFEPPSPEELETSAD
- a CDS encoding tyrosine-type recombinase/integrase yields the protein MLMKELGDLDITEITLTLLKEYLAKQSNRLKPSSLGHRIRFVRSLFRYAFEETYLTSNPSLKLREPKMDKRIPKFLIEEDVIHLKISCQSLRERALLEFLYSTGCRVGEVEKINIEDLNWENCSAIVNGKGSKQREVYFTTERKVWLKKYLASREDNCRALFVTDTHPSRRMAIPMIRWALKRLAGRGELEVNLYPHRFRHTYACQLLDNGAPLDFIQGMLGHEKASTTQIYAQLRGERRRELYRRFF
- a CDS encoding NUDIX hydrolase, with protein sequence MIKDWHFRDETSVCLFRTVGVLLRNNKILVQCDKGIYALPGGHVKIGETSEETLIREYIEETGAKIICNRLLWVEETFWEWGNKDAHGIVFYYQISLENNTDIPDDYFISQKDNCNIMLKWVSIEELKQLHIYPTFIKEKIDNIPDGIERIISFE